The sequence below is a genomic window from Phycisphaerae bacterium.
GATGACCAGACCGACAAGCATCCCGATGAGCATGATCGGCCCGGCGAGGACCAGCGTCAGGAAAAGGGCGTCGTAACTGAGTTCAACGGCTGTCCCGGGATTCATTTCGCCTCCTTGCAGAATGGCGAATAGCGAATGGCGAATATCGAAATAGGGCGCGCCGTCGCAAGGCTGTGCGTGGCGCAACTTCTATTTTCGCTATTCGCTATTCGTAATTCGCTATTCATCTCATGCCGCTCCAAAGCTCGACAACAACGAGCCCACGACCAAGCCCCATCCATCGGCCAGCACAAAGAGCATCAGCTTGAACGGCAGCGAGACGAGCACTGGCGGCAGCATCATCATGCCCATGCTGATGAGGATGGAGGCGATGACCATATCGATGACGAGAAACGGCAGGTAGATGCGAAAGCCCATGACGAACGAGGTCTTCAGTTCGCTGAGCACGAAGGCGGGGACCAGTTCCGCGAGGCCCACGTCGTCGTGGCGCAATTCAACTCCCTCCGCCACGGGGCCGGACACATACTCGTGGAAGGTGTAAACGCTCTCCTCGCTGCCCGCCGATTCGATCTGGCGAAACATGAACTTCCGCAGCGGGGCGGCCCCGCGCTCGAAGGCATCGGCCTGACTGAGCTTGCCGTCCAGGTACGGGTCGACGGCCTCCTTCTTCATCTCATGCCACGTCGGCGCCATGACCAGCATGGTCATGATCATCGCCAGCCCGATGAGTACCTGACCGGGGGGCAGTTGCTGCGTGCCGATCGCCTGCCGGAGGAGTGCAAGCACCACGACGATCCGCGTGAAGCTCGTCATCATGATGAGAATGGAGGGCGCCAGCGAGAGCACGGTGAGCAGGACGAGGATGCGGAGCGAAGCCGTGACGCCTCGCGCGTCTTTTGCGGGAGGGGCGAGTTGGCTGACGTCGGGGATGCCAATGGGGTTGTCGAAGGCGGCTGCGACCGCCGGTTCGGCCTTCGCTCGCGCGGCAATCGCCATCGCCAGCCAGAGTACGGCTAGCGCCGCAACTGACCGGCGACAGGATCGCCCATGGCTCCGCCATTGCACTGACATTGCGCAACTCCTTTGCGCGACTGGTAATCTTGGCGGGTAGAACCCGCCCTACGCCCACGGCTAGGATCCGGCGCCACACGCTTTCATTCGTTCGACGAGGCTTTGCACCCGTCCACTGGCATCATCCACAGTCGCCTCATCCGCTCTTGTGGCTGGGTTCGAGGCGGGCGCGGGGGCAATCCCTGCCAACGCGTTGAAAAACGATCCCGGCCGCGCGCGCTCGATACCCGCGAGCAACCCGGCGGCATCGCCGCGTTCCAAATCGGCCACTGCGGTGATGCTGTCGGGCGTCACGCCCAAAAGGACAACCCGGTTTCCCAACCGGACGAGACAGAGGCTTTGTTTACTGGAGAGGTAATGCCGGGCAAGGACGGTAATCGCCCCCGTCGAACCGAGTCGGCCAGCGCCCGCCGACCATTTGCGTAATGCCCAGGCGGCCAGGGTGATCGTTCCCAGCACGGCGGCGAGCGGCCAGACCATTTTCCCGTAGGGAAGCGACGTCGTGCCGCTTTCGGCGGTTTTTTGATTCTCCTGACGGGCCGGCCGCTGGCGCTTAAGCGTTGGGCTGGGCGGTTTGTCGGCCGCCGTTGAGTTTACTTGTAGCCAGGCCGCCACCGCGTCGGCTGACTTTGGCGAACCGCCCTGGGTTTCATCAGCGAAGAGTCGCGGCGTTGTCAGCGCCACGCCCCCTATCACGAGCGCGCACAGTTTGGC
It includes:
- a CDS encoding flagellar biosynthetic protein FliO encodes the protein MALTTPRLFADETQGGSPKSADAVAAWLQVNSTAADKPPSPTLKRQRPARQENQKTAESGTTSLPYGKMVWPLAAVLGTITLAAWALRKWSAGAGRLGSTGAITVLARHYLSSKQSLCLVRLGNRVVLLGVTPDSITAVADLERGDAAGLLAGIERARPGSFFNALAGIAPAPASNPATRADEATVDDASGRVQSLVERMKACGAGS
- the fliP gene encoding flagellar type III secretion system pore protein FliP (The bacterial flagellar biogenesis protein FliP forms a type III secretion system (T3SS)-type pore required for flagellar assembly.) → MSVQWRSHGRSCRRSVAALAVLWLAMAIAARAKAEPAVAAAFDNPIGIPDVSQLAPPAKDARGVTASLRILVLLTVLSLAPSILIMMTSFTRIVVVLALLRQAIGTQQLPPGQVLIGLAMIMTMLVMAPTWHEMKKEAVDPYLDGKLSQADAFERGAAPLRKFMFRQIESAGSEESVYTFHEYVSGPVAEGVELRHDDVGLAELVPAFVLSELKTSFVMGFRIYLPFLVIDMVIASILISMGMMMLPPVLVSLPFKLMLFVLADGWGLVVGSLLSSFGAA